A single Alphaproteobacteria bacterium DNA region contains:
- the nuoH gene encoding NADH-quinone oxidoreductase subunit NuoH, giving the protein MGSEFWEYSWPAILTALYIVGIIIVLLLCVAYLTYAERKVMAVMQLRKGPNVVGPLGLLQPIADGLKLLTKETIIPSGANRFIFVVAPMITFILSLVAWVVIPFDQGIVLANINVGILYLFAISSLGVYGIVMAGWASNSKYPFLGALRSAAQMISYEVSMGLIIISVLLSAGSLNLSTIIEAQKTVWFFIPHFPMFIIFFVSVLAETNRAPFDLPEAEAELVAGYFSEYSAMTFGMFFLGEYANMILMSTMTSILFLGGWLPPFAIFPFTLIPGPIWLFLKIAFVLFVFIWVRAAFPRYRYDQLMRLGWKVFLPLSLLWVVLTSAFITYVL; this is encoded by the coding sequence ATGGGTTCAGAATTTTGGGAATATAGTTGGCCTGCTATTCTGACAGCACTTTACATTGTTGGAATTATTATCGTTCTGCTTTTATGTGTGGCTTACCTTACCTATGCAGAAAGAAAAGTTATGGCAGTGATGCAACTTAGAAAAGGTCCTAATGTAGTGGGACCGCTTGGATTATTGCAACCTATTGCAGATGGGCTTAAACTTTTAACGAAAGAAACCATTATCCCAAGTGGGGCTAACCGATTTATTTTTGTTGTTGCTCCTATGATTACCTTCATCTTAAGTTTAGTTGCTTGGGTGGTTATTCCTTTTGATCAAGGTATCGTTCTTGCCAATATTAATGTGGGTATTCTCTATCTTTTTGCTATCTCATCCCTTGGTGTTTATGGAATTGTTATGGCAGGGTGGGCAAGTAATTCAAAATATCCTTTTCTAGGGGCGTTACGTTCTGCAGCCCAAATGATTTCTTATGAAGTATCTATGGGCCTTATTATCATTAGCGTTTTGTTATCAGCCGGTTCCCTTAATCTTAGCACTATTATTGAAGCTCAAAAAACTGTTTGGTTTTTTATTCCACATTTTCCGATGTTTATTATATTTTTTGTTTCTGTATTAGCTGAAACAAACCGGGCGCCATTTGATTTACCCGAAGCTGAAGCAGAACTTGTTGCGGGTTATTTTTCAGAATATTCCGCGATGACATTTGGTATGTTTTTTTTAGGTGAATATGCCAATATGATTTTAATGAGCACGATGACCAGCATTTTGTTTCTTGGTGGATGGCTTCCTCCTTTTGCTATTTTTCCTTTTACTCTAATACCGGGTCCAATTTGGCTATTTTTAAAAATTGCTTTTGTGCTTTTTGTTTTTATTTGGGTAAGAGCGGCTTTTCCAAGATACCGTTATGATCAACTTATGCGATTAGGATGGAAAGTTTTTTTACCTTTGTCATTACTTTGGGTTGTTTTAACTTCAGCTTTTATTACCTATGTTTTATAA
- the nuoK gene encoding NADH-quinone oxidoreductase subunit NuoK, protein MIITLTHYIIVATILFTLGVFGIFLNRKNVITILMSIELILLAVNINFVAFSSYLQDLVGQVFAMFILTIAAAEAAIGLAILVVYFRNRGSIAVEDINSMKG, encoded by the coding sequence ATGATTATAACGCTAACACATTATATTATTGTAGCAACAATACTTTTTACGCTCGGGGTTTTTGGTATTTTTTTGAACAGAAAAAATGTTATTACAATTTTAATGTCGATTGAATTAATTTTGCTTGCCGTCAATATTAATTTTGTTGCGTTTTCTTCTTACTTACAAGATTTGGTGGGTCAAGTTTTTGCTATGTTTATTTTAACAATAGCAGCAGCGGAAGCTGCTATTGGGCTAGCAATCCTTGTTGTTTATTTCCGTAACCGTGGGTCAATTGCGGTTGAAGATATTAATAGTATGAAGGGATAA
- a CDS encoding NADH-quinone oxidoreductase subunit J, translating into MITAIAFYLFSSLTILSGLMVITSRNPVYSVLFLIVAFFNSAALFILLGAEFLAMTLVIVYVGAVAVLFLFVVMMLDINFAELKQGISKYTLIGLVIGTILFLEIIFIVGTGINSLQDKKPLNLAHPIEDKIQNTKALGDIIYTDYLIVFQTAGVILLVAMIGAITLTLRHRLDVKHQSIARQTSRKVKETINIIDVGIGKGVE; encoded by the coding sequence ATGATTACAGCTATAGCTTTTTATTTGTTTTCTTCCTTAACAATCTTATCGGGATTGATGGTTATAACTTCCCGTAACCCTGTTTATTCTGTTTTATTTCTTATTGTTGCTTTTTTTAATTCGGCTGCCCTTTTTATTTTATTAGGGGCAGAATTTTTGGCAATGACTTTGGTTATTGTGTATGTGGGTGCTGTTGCAGTTTTATTTCTTTTTGTTGTGATGATGTTAGATATAAATTTTGCTGAATTAAAACAGGGCATATCAAAATATACGTTAATTGGATTAGTTATCGGGACGATTTTATTTTTAGAAATAATTTTCATTGTCGGCACGGGAATTAATTCTCTTCAAGATAAAAAGCCGCTTAATTTAGCCCATCCTATAGAAGATAAAATTCAAAACACTAAAGCTTTGGGTGATATTATTTATACAGATTATTTAATTGTGTTTCAAACAGCAGGGGTTATTCTTTTAGTTGCTATGATTGGGGCTATTACTTTAACCTTGCGCCATAGATTGGATGTTAAACATCAATCAATTGCTAGACAAACAAGCCGCAAGGTTAAAGAAACAATTAACATTATTGATGTTGGTATTGGAAAAGGTGTGGAATGA
- the nuoI gene encoding NADH-quinone oxidoreductase subunit NuoI, with translation MLFRSLRSLLLWELISGLFVTFTYAFKPKATLNYPYEKGSLSPRFRGEHALRRYPNGEERCIACKLCEAICPAQAITIEAEPRDDGSRRTTRYDIDMTKCIYCGLCQEACPVDAIVEGPNFEFATETREELIYNKEKLLANGDRWEVQLAANLEEDAPYR, from the coding sequence ATTTTGTTTAGATCTTTGCGATCATTACTTTTATGGGAATTAATATCTGGGCTTTTTGTAACCTTTACCTATGCTTTTAAACCCAAAGCCACGCTTAATTACCCTTATGAAAAGGGATCTTTAAGTCCAAGATTTCGTGGGGAACATGCGCTTCGTCGTTACCCAAATGGGGAAGAGCGTTGTATTGCATGTAAACTTTGCGAAGCTATTTGCCCAGCCCAGGCTATTACCATAGAAGCAGAACCTAGAGATGATGGCAGCAGGCGTACCACCCGATATGATATAGATATGACCAAATGTATTTATTGTGGTCTATGTCAAGAAGCATGTCCTGTTGACGCTATAGTCGAGGGACCAAATTTTGAATTTGCAACAGAAACAAGAGAAGAGCTTATTTATAATAAAGAAAAACTTTTGGCGAATGGAGACCGTTGGGAAGTTCAACTTGCGGCTAATCTTGAAGAAGACGCACCATATAGATAA